One window of Pseudochaenichthys georgianus chromosome 18, fPseGeo1.2, whole genome shotgun sequence genomic DNA carries:
- the neurl4 gene encoding neuralized-like protein 4 isoform X3, which produces MAAELHPRSGKLIGLSNSNRTARRNQPVQEFNHGLVLSKEPLKDRDVFTVRIDKKVNSWSGSIEIGVTALDPGALDFPSSATGLKGGSWIVSGCSVLRDGRSVLEEYGKDLDQLSEGDRVGIQRSARGELHLWVNGQDCGAAASGLPPKLWAVVDLYGKCTQVTVVSCEPPPPSTEKETIERDEEVDEVDEDEEEDEEEEEEVVVCGGREDAGITALMNVAAMNGMMNGDEVPELSCSHNRPDKFPNNLEPDTVLTEHQLFDVFNNAIVSFYRSEDEGGGEDGGGGPGGGSGAGGNSGSESSSRNDRGSSSGGGAVNSDSGTPGGGGGDSGNTNNTPSGNGGVGLAAVAGVMTTNDALLFHEKCGTLIKLSNNNKTAERRRPLDEFNNGVVMTNRPLRHNEMFEIRIDKLVDKWSGSIEIGVTTHNPNNLDYPATMTNLRSGTIMMSGCGILTNGKGTRREYCEFSLDELQEGDHIGLMRKASGALHFYINGIDQGVAAAQTPAVVYGVVDLYGMAVKVTIVHNHNHSDRLRRNNAIMRALSPDVGRRGPALSITPDSEGADRLLFHHNCGQKAAIISEGRTALRPHATDDFNHGVVLSSRPLRSNEVFQVRIDKMVDKWAGSIEIGVTTHNPAYLQLPSTMTNLRSGTWMMTGNGVMHNGTTILDEYGHNLDRLKAGDTVGVVRKEDGSLHFFVNGVAQGPAAWNVPPSVYAVVDLYGQAAQATIMDDMAIMDDMGDLLPLTEDSSECPTAMSPGSPCSVGGAITTNDLRFHHLHGTNAVITNGGRTALRQNCRSEFNDAIVISNRCLRDGELFEIIIQKMVDRWSGSIEAGVTAIRPDELEFPNTMTDIDYDTWMLSGTAVMQDGNTMRNNYGCDLDSLTTGSRIGMMRSASGDLHYYINGVDQGVACTGLPPEVYAVIDLYGQCVQVSITSSSGPLDNSLCTSNITEKSFPIHSPVAGVAHRLHNKHGKNVVLLGDGCQGVRVGGYAHGIVFSAKELKADELFEVRIDEVDEQWCGSLHIGLTTLAPPELPSCPLSGLSPSLPQLRTKVTWLLCGSEVRRNGVLQRQNYGCSLDRLTVGNRVGVKRCSDDTMHIFIDGEDMGPAATAVAKNVYGVLDLYGRITAVSIVSSSLMEDIESVKAPSLSSESCSEAEEESTPVREVETEPCALVPTAVAFLENHGKNIQLSNQNLTAARVSSYNQGLLVAAQPLARQQLFQFQIDRLNPSWTSSLSLGVIGHSPDRLNFPSTACCLKRSAWLLQRDSVFHNSLKICENYGPNLDTCPEGTVLGLLVDTNSCLHLYVNGMDQGVAAQDIPSPCYTFIDLYGQCEQVTIVTNNMPAVGGESGETRCQGDMEKADMVDGIKESVCWTPPPEVNPNKTCEYQALCARFKDLLTLPDGYFNEDAKYNLCYCESCHKLRGDEAYYKRGEPPRDYALPFGWCRFALRIKTHCEVSNALKKWHIAYHGTSVGALRRTLDHSQLLPGTSSIFSVAPVKAEGPNGYTEPEENCAPGREVPRVRLSPTMRYSGMEMFAPKVQFRDPRSDRAHQAQVGFQVCVRPGSYKMGPQTLGNSEALDPRFSNSEIEWITKEQGGTLLYGLLIRVE; this is translated from the exons ATGGCGGCGGAGCTGCATCCGCGGAGCGGAAAGCTAATCGGCCTGTCCAACTCGAACCGAACCGCCCGGCGCAACCAGCCAGTCCAGGAGTTCAACCATGGGCTGGTGCTTAGTAAGGAGCCGCTGAAGGACCGGGATGTCTTCACCGTCCGCATTGAcaagaag GTGAACTCGTGGAGCGGTTCCATTGAGATTGGTGTGACGGCGCTTGACCCTGGTGCTCTGGACTTCCCCAGCAGCGCCACAGGCCTGAAGGGCGGCTCCTGGATCGTGTCGGGCTGCTCGGTGCTGCGGGACGGCCGATCGGTCCTAGAGGAGTACGGCAAGGACCTCGACCAGCTCTCAGAGGGCGACCGCGTGGGCATCCAGCGCAGCGCCCGCGGGGAGCTCCACCTCTGGGTGAACGGGCAGGACTGCGGAGCGGCCGCCAGCGGCTTGCCGCCCAAGCTGTGGGCGGTGGTGGACCTGTACGGGAAATGCACTCAAGTGACGGTGGTGAGCTGTGAGCCACCGCCACCCTCTACAGAGAAAGAGACAATAGAGCGGGACGAGGAGGTGGATGAGGTggatgaggatgaggaggaggatgaggaggaggaggaagaggtggtgGTGTGTGGGGGACGGGAGGATGCGGGCATCACGGCACTGATGAATGTGGCAGCAATGAATGGAATGATGAATGGAGATGAAG TGCCTGAGCTCAGCTGCAGTCACAACAGACCAGACAAGTTCCCCAACAACCTGGAGCCTGACACAG TTCTAACGGAGCACCAGCTCTTTGACGTGTTCAACAACGCAATAGTGTCTTTTTATCGCTCTGAGGATGAGGGTGGAGGGGAAGAtggtggaggaggaccaggaggCGGCAGCGGTGCAGGAGGGAATTCAGGATCTGAATCCTCTTCCAGAAACGACAGGGGGAGCAGCAGTGGAGGGGGGGCAGTTAACAGCGACAGTGGGACACCAGGAGGAGGTGGTGGAGACAGTGGAAATACTAACAACACTCCGTCTGGTAACGGAGGGGTGGGGCTGGCGGCCGTGGCGGGTGTGATGACCACCAACGACGCGCTGCTCTTCCACGAGAAATGCGGCACACTGATCAAACtgagcaacaacaacaagacggCGGAGCGGAGGAGACCGCTCGACGAGTTCAACAACGGCGTGGTGATGACCAACCGGCCGCTCCGACACAACGAGATGTTTGAG ATCCGCATTGATAAGCTGGTGGACAAGTGGTCAGGCTCAATAGAGATTGGTGTGACCACACACAACCCCAACAACCTCGACTATCCTGCAACTATGACCAATCTGCGATCAG GTACAATCATGATGAGTGGCTGCGGGATCCTGACCAATGGGAAAGGCACCCGCAGGGAGTACTGTGAATTCAGCCTCGATGAGCTCCAG GAGGGAGATCACATCGGGCTGATGCGCAAAGCCAGCGGAGCGCTCCATTTCTACATCAATGGCATCGACCAAG GTGTCGCTGCAGCCCAGACCCCCGCCGTTGTCTACGGTGTGGTCGACCTCTACGGCATGGCTGTCAAAGTCACCATAGTCCACAACCACAACCACAGCGACCGCCTCCGACGCAACAACGCCATCATGAGGGCTCTATCGCCCGACGTGGGCCGACGTGGGCCAGCCCTCTCCATCACCCCGGACTCTGAGGGGGCAGACCGCCTGCTCTTCCACCACAACTGTGGCCAGAAGGCCGCCATTATCAGTGAGGGCAGGACGGCGCTGCGGCCACA TGCGACTGACGACTTTAATCACGGCGTGGTGCTGAGCAGCCGGCCGCTGCGCTCCAACGAGGTGTTCCAGGTCCGCATAGACAAGATGGTGGACAAGTGGGCGGGTTCCATCGAAATCGGTGTCACGACGCACAACCCTGCGTACCTGCAGCTGCCCTCCACCATGACCAACCTTCGCTCAG GGACGTGGATGATGACGGGTAATGGTGTAATGCACAACGGGACAACAATCCTGGACGAGTACGGACACAACCTGGACCGCCTCAAG GCAGGTGACACAGTAGGGGTCGTGCGGAAAGAAGACGGCAGCCTCCACTTCTTCGTAAACGGCGTTGCTCAGGGCCCCGCAGCCTGGAATGTCCCTCCCAGTGTGTACGCTGTAGTGGACCTCTATGGCCAGGCTGCTCAGGCCACCATCATGGACGACATGGCCATCATGGACGACATGG GGGACCTCTTGCCTCTCACAGAGGACAGCTCCGAGTGTCCCACGGCGATGTCCCCTGGGAGCCCCTGCTCGGTGGGAGGAGCCATCACAACCAACGACCTGCGATTCCACCATCTGCACGGCACGAATGCTGTCATCACCAACGGCGGGCGCACCGCCCTGCGTCAGAACTGCCGCAGCGAATTCAACGACGCTATTGTCATTTCCAACAG GTGCCTTCGAGATGGAGAGCTGTTTGAAATCATTATTCAGAAGATGGTGGACCGCTGGTCGGGTTCAATCGAAGCAG GAGTGACAGCCATCAGGCCCGATGAGCTCGAGTTTCCCAACACTATGACCGATATTGACTATGACACTTGGATGCTCAG TGGAACTGCCGTCATGCAGGATGGCAACACAATGCGCAACAACTACGGTTGTGACCTGGACTCCCTGACCACAGGCTCACGGATTGGCATGATGCGCTCAGCCAGTGGTGACCTCCATTACTACATCAACGGTGTGGATCAGGGTGTCGCCTGCACCGGTTTGCCACCAG AGGTGTATGCTGTGATCGACCTGTATGGTCAGTGTGTTCAGGTTTCCATCACCAGCTCCTCAGGCCCGCTGGACAACAGCCTCTGCACCAGCAACATCACAGAGAAGAGCTTCCCCATCCACTCTCCAG TAGCAGGTGTTGCCCATCGACTCCACAATAAACATGGTAAGAATGTGGTGTTGCTCGGCGACGGCTGCCAAGGCGTCAGAGTCGGAGGTTACGCTCACGGCATCGTGTTCAGTGCCAAGGAGCTCAAAGCAGACGAGCTGTTTGAG GTGAGGATTGATGAGGTGGATGAGCAGTGGTGCGGTTCGCTGCATATCGGTCTGACCACTCTGGCACCTCCGGAGCTGCCGTCCTGCCCGCTGTCAGgtctctccccctccctcccgcagCTCCGCACCAAGGTCACCTGGCTGCTCTGCGGCTCTGAGGTCCGTCGCAACGGCGTGCTGCAGCGGCAGAACTACGGCTGCTCACTGGACCGGCTGACG GTGGGGAACCGCGTGGGTGTGAAGAGGTGTAGTGACGACACCATGCACATCTTCATAGATGGAGAGGACATGGGACCTGCAGCCACTGCAGTAGccaag AATGTATACGGCGTGTTAGACCTGTATGGGCGGATAACGGCGGTGTCCATTGTGAGCTCTTCGTTGATGGAGGACATAGAGAGCGTGAAGGCGCCGTCGCTCTCCTCAGAGAGCTGCAGCGAGGCAGAGGAGGAGAGCACCCCCGTCAGAGAG GTTGAGACCGAGCCGTGTGCACTGGTGCCCACCGCCGTGGCCTTCCTGGAAAACCACGGCAAAAACATCCAGCTGTCCAACCAGAACCTGACAGCAGCCAGAGTGTCCAGCTACAACCAGGGCCTGCTGGTGGCCGCCCAGCCGCTGGCCCGCCAGCAGCTGTTCCAG TTTCAAATCGACCGCCTGAACCCGTCGTGGACATCGTCGCTCTCGTTAGGGGTCATAGGTCACTCCCCCGACCGGCTCAACTTCCCCTCCACAGCCTGCTGTCTGAAGCGCTCCGCCTGGCTGCTGCAGAGGGACTCCGTCTTCCACAACTCCCTAAAG ATATGTGAGAACTATGGTCCTAATCTGGACACCTGTCCAGAGGGGACGGTGTTGGGTCTGCTGGTGGACACCAACAGCTGTCTCCACCTCTACGTCAACGGCATGGACCAGGGTGTGGCGGCGCAGGACATTCCTTCGCCCTGCTACACCTTCATCGACCTGTATGGCCAGTGTGAACAG GTTACCATAGTAACAAACAACATGCCAGCTGTGGGTGGAGAGAGTGGAGAAACCCGTTGTCAAGGCGACATGGAGAAGGCGGACATGGTTGACG GAATCAAAGAGAGTGTGTGCTGGACGCCCCCTCCAGAGGTCAACCCCAACAAGACGTGCGAGTACCAGGCGCTGTGCGCACGCTTCAAGGACCTGCTCACTTTACCAG ATGGCTATTTTAATGAAGACGCAAAGTACAACCTGTGCTACTGTGAGTCCTGCCACAAGCTCCGGGGCGATGAGGCTTATTACAAGAGAGGAGAGCCCCCCCGGGACTACGCCCTGCCCTTTGGGTGGTGCCGCTTCGCCCTCAG GATCAAGACCCACTGTGAGGTTTCTAATGCACTGAAGAAGTGGCACATCGCGTACCACGGCACCAGTGTAGGAGCCCTGCGGCGCACACTGGACCACAGCCAGCTGCTGCCTG GGACGTCGTCGATCTTCTCGGTTGCCCCGGTGAAGGCGGAGGGGCCTAATGGCTACACTGAGCCGGAGGAGAACTGCGCCCCCGGCAGGGAGGTCCCCAGGGTGCGGCTCTCCCCCACCATGCGCTACTCCGGCATGGAGATGTTTGCCCCCAAAGTGCA ATTTCGGGACCCCCGCTCTGACCGTGCCCACCAGGCTCAGGTGGGCttccaggtgtgtgtgcgtCCGGGCTCCTACAAGATGGGGCCGCAGACACTGGGTAACAGCGAGGCCCTGGACCCCCGCTTCAGCAACTCAGAGATCGAGTGGATCACCAAGGAGCAGGGCGGCACGCTCCTCTACGGACTGCTCATCCGGGTGGAGTGA